AGATCTGTGCTCCTTGGCGTGATCGACGCTACTCGTCAACTCCCCCAAGCGGATCAGTGATTCACTCGTCCGGATGGCATATTCCAGGTAGGTCTTCCGCCCGGGATTGCTCAGGGTGTAAAGTCCCGCCGCTCTTGCTCAGCGGGCGTAGGACTTCGCCATGTCCTCGATGAACTGACGCGACTGCTCCACGCTCAGCGCCTGCGCCCGAAGGTGCTCGTACATCACGCCGTACTTCTGCACGTCGAGCGCCTTCTCGAGGTAGAGATCGCTGGTCACGCCCTCGATGTACACCACGCTCGAATCGGCCGCGTCGGAGAACTCCAGGATCGTGTACTGGCCGTTGAGGCCCGGGTGCGCACCGACGTCGAACGGCAACACCTGAACGGTGACCTGCGGAAGCCGCATCATCTCGGTGAGGTGTTCCAACTGCTCACGCATCACCTGCCGGCTGCCGACCAGGCGACGCAGCGCCGCCTCGTCCAGCACCGCCCACAGCCGCAACGGCTTCTCGTCGGCCGTGATGCGCTCCTGCCGCTTCATGCGCACCTGGACGCGCTTCTCGATCTCGGTCTCCGAGGTCTCGGGCAACGCGCCCTGGATGATGGCCTCGGCATACGCCCGCGTCTGCAACAGCCCGGTGACCACCTGGGGTTCGTACACGCGCAACGACTCCGCGTCCGTCTCCAGACCGATGTACACGCTGTACGGGATGTCCCCGAAGGCATGCCACCAGCCCTGCTGGCGGGAGTCCTTGGCCATTTCCATCAGGGCTTCGACCAGCCGCTGGTCCTCGACCTCGTAGACCCCGCACAGGTCGCGGACGTCACGCTGACTGATGCTGCGGCGGCCGTTTTCGAGGCGGCTGATCTTCGACTGGGAGACGAGCAGACGTTCGGCGACCTGCTCGGCCGTCATGTGCTTGTCCTCGCGAAGTTTGCGCAGCTCCTGGCCCAACCGGCGCCGTCTGACGGTGGGATTGACATTGGACGTCACGGAACGTGCACCTCCGGCTGCATGCCTGTAACTGACACTTTGCGTATCTGCTGTTGAGCAGACTGCCACCAAGGTGCCTTCTACCGCTGGAAAACGGTGGATATGCGGCTGGTACACGCCAGTTCGGGTCAGCACCCTGGAGAATGCCCCCGGCATACCCCGACATGCGTCCGCGCGGGGCGGTGACTTCACCACCCCGCGCGGGCCGCTGCGGCTCCCGAAAGGGTCCAACGGGTCCTGCGTTGCGCGGTCTTGCGTGTGCGCGGCCTTGCGTGTGCGCTGTCGTGGAACTGCGGCTCAGTGGGCCACGACACGCACCATGGGACCGCGGTGCGGCTGCGCCGGAACGCCACGGGCGGGCTCCGGAGCGGGCCTGGCCCCCGGTCCGGCCTGGCGGCCGGCGGGTGCCTGCTGACGACGTGGCTGTGCCGCCGCGCCGTTCTGGACGTCCATCACGGCGTGCGCCACGAGGCCGCCCATCGGGTCGTGCCTGATCAGGTCCCGCAGCCGGGAGCGGGACGAACGTCCCTCGTTCCCCGGATACAGGTGCTTGCCGAGGCCGACCGCGTGCGCCAGTGCGGCGAGCGCCGCGGTCCGCGGGTCCGGCGGGACGCCGGTGCGGATCGCGGAGTCCAGCCGGGCCTTGATCTCCCGGCTGATGTCGTTGTCCGTCGCCTGATAGCGAGTCGTCGGCAGCACTCCGCACATCTGACCCGCCACGGCGGCAACCATGCCGCAGCGCTCCAGATGCGAGAGGTAGGTCTGGCGCAGCCCGAGTCGCGGCCCGCCGATCCAGTGGACGGCACGTACAGGAGCGCCACGCCTTCGCAGCAACTCCAACGCGCAGTCCAATGTCGGATCTCCAGTCGGCCGTGGTGCCACCACGGCGATACGATCCCCGTCAGGGGCTATCCGTCCGGCCAGCGCCAGCTCCACTAGCTGCGCTCCGGCCAGACCAAGGTCGAGCGACTGCGGCTGTGCGGTGGTACCCGTGGTCGGGTCCAACGCCAGCAGCAACAACTCTTCCGGAAGAGTTCTGCGGCTCCTGCCCATCCATGCCTCCCCGCGTGGATGAATGACAGGGTGACCCCTCTCACATTGGTCTGTCGAGGGCGCGTGACCTGTTTGTAGTGGAACCAGTAGGTATGTCGTTCTCGTCTACCGCAGAAGCCAAGCCCTCCACACAGGACACTGGTACATGGTTCGGAAGCGCCGTGGGGCGGGTCCGGGGCGGGCGTTGACGGTTCGGCAGGCGCGCGGACGGCGCGCGGCACATGAGGAGGCATCGGTGGCGGGCGAGTCCCCCGACAGGTCGAAGCAGCGCGAGTCGTCGGCAGAACCGACGTCGGGGAGCGCGGGCACGGTTCCCGAAGCACGCGAGCCCCGCGACCCGCGGGTCGCGGCGGCGCGCGACACCGAACCGCCCGCGCCCCGCGGCGGCGTGGACACGGCGACCCGGGTGTTCTCCGTACGAGACCTCAAAACCGAGGAATCCGAGAACCCCGGCTCCCCCGAGGAGTCCGCCGCGGCGGCGACAGCCGCAGAGCCCGGCGAGACCGGCGAACCCGACGATGCTGCGGAGACCGGACGGTCGGCGGCCCCCGGCGAGTCCGGGAAGATCGCGGGAGCCGACGACGCCGGGAAGCCTGAGGGGACCGGCGAGTCCGGGAAGCCTGCGAAGGCCCGCGACCCCAGGACTGCCCCCCAGACCGGCAAGGCCGGGCCTGTCGGCGCGATCGAGAAGGCCGGAGCCGCCAACGAGACCGGTGGGGCCGCGAACGAGGACGCCGAGCGCGACGCGGTCGACGTCGAGGACACCGCGAGCGCCCCGGAGGCCGCAGGAGCCGCGAAGGCCGGCGAAGCCGCCGAGACCGGGAAGGCTGCGGAGACGGCGGAGGCCGGGAAGCCCGAGCGCGGCGCAGAGGCCCGGAAGGCCTCGGCCACGCGCACGACCGGTGCAGCCGGGGAACCCGGCGAGCCCGAGGACCAGGACGCCGTAAGCGCCCCGGAGGCCACGGAAGCCGCCGAGACCGGAAAGGGCGCCGGGACCGGGAAGCCTGCGAAGGGCGACGCCCCCGGGGCTGCCACCCAGACCGGCGAAACCGGGTCTGCCGGTGCGGCCGGGTCTGCCGGTGCGGCCGGGAAGTCGCCGAAGACCGACGCGACCAACGCCGCCAAGAAGCCCGCCGAGCCCGCCGACACCGAAGACGCCGGCAAGGTCGAGGACGCCGTACGTGGTGCGGATGGCGTCGAGGATGCCCCGCGCGCCCCGGAAGCCGCTCAGGGCGGCTCTGAGGGCGTCGAGGACGTCGAGAGTGCCCCGGAGACGCCCGCGAGGGCTCCCGGGGGCCGTGATGACCTCCTGCGGGCCGCTGTGGCCCAGTGGGTGGCCTCGGCGGACGCCGACACCGACGGCCACGCCGAGGCGAAGGAACGTTCCGAGAGCGACGCCGGGGCAGCCGGCAAGTCCGGTGACGAGCCCACCGACGCCGCACCGCGACCCGCCCCCAAGCCCGCCCCGAAGTGGGCGTCCAACGCCGACAAGGCCGAGCCGGACGAGGACCGGGACGAGGACGACGCGGCGGCCGACGGTTCCCCCGTCGATCAGCCCACCGCCGTCTTCAAGGCACCCCGGCCCAAGCCCGCCGTCGACCAGCCGACCACCATGCTGAAGCTGGGCGACGCCACCAAGCCCAAGCCGGACGAACCCGACGCCGAACCCGACGCCCAGCCGGAGACTTCCGCCTCCGCTCCCGCCGAGCGGACCAGCAAGTTCGTCGCGCTCAAGCCGCTCGACGAGCCCCGCCCGCCGAAGCCCGCCGCCAAGACGCCCGCCGACGTCACCGCGCTCGTCCCGCAGATCGGGCCCGAGCGGACCACGCAGCAGCCGCTGCCGCCGAGGCCGCCGCTGGACCTGCTGGCGGAGCTGACGAACACCCCGCCGCCCCCGCCGACCCCGATGCGTTCGCTCGGCCGGCGGATCAAGATCTGGACGCCGCTGGTCGTCCTGCTGCTGGTCGTGTTTGCGATCGCGCAGGCCGCACGGCCGTTGCCGGCGACCGCGTTGGCCCTCACCGCGAAGGACTCGTACACCTTCGCGGGCGGCAAGACGCAGTTGCCCTGGCCGAGTGAGGGGCAGGGTTGGATCGACGCCGACGGCGTCGGCACGGTGGGCAGTTTCGGCAAGCAGACGCCCGTGGCCATCGGCTCGGTCGCCAAGACCATGACCGCGTACATCATCCTCAAGGACCACCCGATGAAGTCCGGGGAGGAAGGCCCGGAGATCGAGGTCGACGCGACGGCGGAGAAGGAGGGCAGCTACGACGTCTCCGGCGACGAGTCGACGCTCAACACCGTCAAGGCCGGCGACAAGCTCACCGAGAAGCAGGCCCTGTCGGCCGTCCTGATCCCCTCCGCCAACAACATCGCGCGGCTGCTCGCGCGCTGGGACGCGGGTTCGGAGGCGGCGTTCGTGAAGAAGATGAACACCACCGCCAAGGAACTGGGGATGACGAACACGACGTACACCGACCCCTCGGGCCTCAAGGAGACCACCGTCTCCACGGCCGAGGACCAGGTGAAGCTCGGCCGCGCGTTCGTGAAGGTCCCGGCCCTGGTCGACATCTCCAGCGCGGCCAGTTGGACCGACCCCTCCGGCAAGTACTGGACCAACTACAACACGCTGCCCTACCACATCGGCGCGATCGGCATCAAGACCGGCAGCACCACCGCGGCCGGCGGCAACCTGCTCTTCGCCTCCCGCAAGAAGGTGGACGGGCAGACGGTGACCCTCGTCGGCGCGGTCCTCGGCCAGCACAAACCGAAGATCCTCGAGACGGTCAACGCGGTCAGCCAGACGGCGCTGCTCGCCGCCCAGGACGCGCTCACCTCGGCGAAGATCCTGAAGAAGGGCGATGTCGTCGGATATGTGGACGACAAGCTGGGCGGCCGTACCCCCGTCGTCATCACCAAGGACGTCTCGGCGGTCGGCTGGGCGGGCATGACGGTGAAGCTGTCCTTCGTCTCCGGCGACGTACCGCACGCCGCGAAGGCCGGCACCCAGGTGGGCACGCTCACCGTCGGGGACGGCTCCGGCAGCGCGGTCAAGGTGCCGGTCGCCCTCCAGACGGACCTGGTCGAGCCGGGCTTCTCGGACAAGCTGACCCGCGTCGGCTGACCCACCGACCTCGCACGCAGCCTCCGTCACACCGCCGGGCAGCCGCCCGGCGGTGTGCGTGCTAGCGTCGCGAAACGGGACAGGCCGTCGGTCGCAAGGGCGCAGCCGTGAAGCGGGCGCGAACGGGAAGCGGCCGGGAGCAGAAGACGGGACACGGGGAGTGCCTTCAGGTGGCCACTGCGGAGCCGACACGCGCCGACGAAACCGGTCCGGACCCGGACCCGCACGTCGGCTCGCGGACGAAGCTGCCCGCCCCCCAGTCGGGCGACCACGACCGTGACCCGGTCACCGAGTCGGCGGCACGGCCGGTGGTAGACGTCGAGCGGGGCAGCCTCCCGGACCGAACCGACCCGCCGCCGCCCCCCACAAAGTCCCGCGTCGGAGCCCTCAGCGCCGTCCGAACCGCCCTCGACCCCCTCCGCGGCCGGCTGCTCCGCCACCTCGTGCTGTCCATGACGGCACTGTCCGGCGGTCTGCACCTCCTCTGGTTCTTCACTTTCGCGAACAGTGGTGGCGATCTCGCGGCGCAGGACGCGTGGGCCGAGTTCGTCGGCCGGCACCCCGACTCCGCGTACAACCTCGCCTGGTACGGCGGCATGCACCCGGTGTCGTACAGCATGGTGTCGCCGTATCTGATGTCCGTGCTCGGCGTCCGCACGACGATGATGATCGCCGGGACGCTGTCCGCCGGACTTCTCACCCTCGTCCTGCTGCGCTGCCGCCCGGTGCGGAACCCGGTGTGGCCGGCGCTGGCCGGTGTCTTCGCGCTGCTGTGCAACGCCGCTTCCGGGCGGGTGACGTTCGGGCTGGGCAACATGTTCGCGCTGGGCGCGGTCGCCGTCGTGTTCTGCTGGCCGCACCGCTGGCGCTACAAACGGTGGGCGAAGGCGTTGTGCGCCGCGCCGCTCGCCGCGCTCGCCACGATGGGCTCGCCGGTGGCCGGCCTCTTCGTGGGCATGGTCGCCGTCGCGCTGTTCCTGCAGAAACGGCGGCCGGGCGCGTGGGCGCTCGGTCTCGCGCCGACGGCCGTCGTCGCCGTCTCCGCCTGGCTGTTCCCCTTCTCCGGCACGCAGCCCATGTCGTTCGGCTCGGCGTCGCTGCCGCTGCTGTTCTCGGCGGTCGTCTTCGCCGTCGTCCCGCGCGACTGGAAGACCGTACGGATCACGGCGGCGGTGTACGGGCTCGGGGTGCTGGGGGTGTGGCTGATCAGTTCGCAGATCGGCTCCAACATCACGCGGCTGGCGATGCTGGTGTCGGGCGTGGTGCTGATGGCGGCGCTGCCGTTCGCGGTGCCGCGCAGCCGCAGGTGGTACGTGATCGTCCTGTCGTCCGTGCTGTTCGTGGGCTGGATCGGCTTCAAGTCGGTGGACGACGTCGTACGGACGACCCCGGCGGCCTCCTGGGCGCGTGAGCTCGCGCCGCTGGTGAACGAGTTGCAGGGGGTCGGCGCGGAGAAGGGGCGGGTGGAGGTCGTCCCGGCCCGCTCGCACCGCGAGGCGTCCGCGCTCGCGCCGTACGTCAACCTCGCCCGGGGCTGGAACCGGCAGGCCGACATGGAGCGCAACCCGCTCTTCTACGACGACACCCTGAACTCCGCGAACTACCACGACTGGCTCCAGCGGTGGGCCGTCCACTTCGTCGTCGTCCCCAAGGAGGCGCTGGACGGCGACGGTGGCGAGCGGGAGCGGGAGCTCGTGCAGCGGGGGCTGCCGTATCTGGAGCAGGTCTGGGGCGACGCCAACTGGCAGCTCTTCAAGGTCACCGACCCGGCTCCGCTCGCCGAGCCGAACGCGGTCGTGCAGCGGGCCGAGCAGGGCGAGATGACGATCGACGTGAAGAAGGCGGGGCGGATCCTGATCCGGATCCCGTACTCGCCGTGGCTGAGCATCGTCGACGCGCAGGGCAAGAGCCTCAAGGCCCCGCAGGAGACGGACGCGTCCAAGGACCGGGCCGAGGGGGAGCCGAAGACGTACGACAACGTCAACGGGTGCCTGTTCGAGACGGAGGAGGACGCGGAGGGCGACAAGTGGACGATGCTGGTCGCGCCGAAGACGGGAACCTACCGCCTGGCCGCGCCCTACCAACTCCCCCGTGGAACCCCCTGCCCCGACGAACTGAAGTAGTCAGCGAAGCTGGTTCACGTACGTGTCCGTGCCCGGCACCGTCGGGATGAAGGGCGCGACCAGCTCCACCCTGCCGAGCCCCGATGCGGTCACCGGCGTGGCCAGGTCCGCGAAGTGTTCCGCCCAGCACTCCCGGGGATCCGCCTCCAGGAACCACAGCAGCGTCAGCCGGGTGTCGACCCCCTCGACCTGCTTGACGTAGGTCATGCGGTCGCCGGGGAGGGGGGTGGGCCGGAAGACGGTGACCATGGCCGCCGGGGAGCCCGCGATCCGTTTCGGGAGGTGCCGGGCGCGCAGCCACTCCAGCAACTCGGCGCGCTGCTCGGTGGATTCGGCGTCGACGACCTCCAACACCAGCCCGGCGTAGGGATGGTCGAGGGCGTGGTAGTCCCGCGGGCCGGCCACGCCGTCCCGGTACACCGTGGCCTCGTGGTCCTGGAACGCCGTGAAGACGTGGGTACGGTCCTGGTAGACGCGGCCGTCGCGGTTGAGGCGTTTGTTGATGCCGACGGTCCACTTCATGTGCTCGTCGTAGCGGCCCTCCGTGACCCAGTACGTCGAGAGGTAGCAGCCGGCGGTGACGGGCTGGGCGATCGCCGACTTCTCGGGGTGGCGCAGGAGTTGGAGGTCGCGGGTGGCGACCCAGCGCCGTCCCGCGTACATCCAGGGCATGGCCATCGCGCCGGCGTAGTAGTGGTCGTCCTCGTACCAGCGGTTGTAGGCGTGTTCGTGGCCGGGGTGCGGCTCCACCATGGTGATGAGCGCGTGGCCGGGGCGGACGCCGTAGGGGCCTACGGCGGCCAGTTCGGCGTACGTCTCGCTGCGGGTCTCCCGGTTCTCCCGGATCTCCCGGGCCTCACGGGTCTCCTCGGACATGGGAACTCCCCTTCCCTTCCGTTTCCCTTCCGTCCTCCTGCGGTCGCCCCTACTCTGACGCACCGTCAGAAAACGTGCCAGGGCCAGGAGGTCACCCATGTCACTGCTCACCGGCAGGACCGTCGTCGTCTCGGGTGTCGGGGCCGGGCTCGGGCATCAGGTCGCCGCCGCCGTCGTACGGGACGGCGGGAACGCGGTGCTGGGGGCGCGCACCGAGGCGAATCTCGCCAAGAGCGCGGCCGAGATCGACCCGGCGGGGGCGCGTACGGCGTACCGGGTCACCGACATCAGGGACGAGGGGCAGTGCGAGGCGCTGGCGGAGCTGGCGCGGGAGCGGTTCGGCGGGATCGACGCGGTGGTCCAGGTGGCCGCCTGGGACTCGTACTTCGGCGGGGTCGAGGACGCCGACTTCGCCACCTGGCAGTCGGTGATCGACGTGAACCTGCTGGGCAGTCTGCGGATGGCGCGGGCGTGCCTGCCGGGGCTGAGGGCGGCGGGCGGCGGGGCGGTGGTGTTCATCGGGACGCAGTCCGCCGTCGCCGCGCCCTCGCAGGTGCGGCAGGCGGCGTACGCGGCGTCGAAAGGGGCGTTGACCAGCGCCATGTACTCCCTCGCGCGGGAGCTCGGGCCGCACCGGATCCGGGTCAACACCGTGCTGCCGGGGTGGATGTGGGGGCCGCCGGTGCAGGCGTACGTGCGGTTCACCGCACAGGCGGAGGGGGTGGCGGAGGAGGAGGTGCTGGGGCGGCTCACGGGGCGGATGGCGTTGCCCGGGCTCGCCACGGACGGGGATGTGGCGGACGCGGCGGTGTTCCTGGCGTCGGACCGGGCGCGGGCGATCACCGGGCAGTCGTTGCTGGTCAACGCCGGGGAGCTGATGCGGTGAGTTCACGTAGGTGAACTCGGAACACCATGGCGAATTCCTTTACCTCTCCTTGGCCTTACGCTTACTTGTCGTGTTCATGCGACAGCGCCCACGATGAGCCGGGTCGAACGCCGGGCTGAACCATGGGAGGGCGCGCATGAACGGTCTCGACTGGGCCGTGTTGATCGGCTACTTCGGCGTGATGGTCGCCATCGGCGTCTGGTCGCACAAGCGCGTCGACAACGTGAGCGACTTCTTCACCGCCGGCGGCAAGATGCCCTGGTGGCTGTCGGGCATCTCGCACCACATGTCGGGCTACAGCGCGGTGATGTTCACCGGGTACGCGGGCATCGCCTACACCTACGGCGTCACCTCCTTCGTCACCTGGTCCTTCCCCATCGCGCTCGGCATCGCCATCGGCTCGAAACTGTTCGCGCCGCGCATCAACCGGCTCCGCTCGCGGCTGCACGTGGCCTCGCCGCTGGAGTACCTGAAGAACCGCTACGACCTCAAGACGCAGCAGGCGCTCGCCTGGTCGGGGATGCTGCTGAAGATCGTGGACGTGGGGGCCAAGTGGGCCGCCATCGCGACCCTGTTGTCCGTCTTCACCGGGATCTCCCTCAACCAGGGCATCCTGATCACCGGCGCGATCACCGCCGTCTACTGCACGATCGGCGGCCTGTGGGCGGACGCGCTGACGGAGTTGGGCCAGTTCGTCATCCAACTCCTCGCCGGCGTCGCGATGTTCGTCGCCGTCGTACTGAAACTGAACGACAAGGGCATCGGCTTCTTCGGCGCGTGGGACGAGCCGGAGCTCCAGGGTCACGGGGAGCCGCTCGTGGGACCGTACGGCACGGTGTTCCTGCTCGCGTTCCTCTTCATCAAGCTCTTCGAGTACAACGGCGGCATGCTCAACCAGGCCCAGCGGTACATGGCCACGTCCGACGCGCACGAGGCCGAGCGGTCGGCGCGGCTGTCGGCGGCGCTGTGGCTGGTGTGGCCCGTGGTCCTGTTCTTCCCCATGTGGATGTCGCCGCTGCTGGTGGAGTCGCAGAAGCCCGACGGCTCCGACTCCTACGGCCTGATGACCGAACAGCTCCTGCCGCACGGCCTGTTGGGCCTGGTCATCGTCGGTTTCTTCTCGCACACGATGGCCATGTGCTCGTCCGACGCCAACGCCATCGCCGCCGTCTTCACCCGGGACTGCGCGCCGGTGGTGTGGCGCAGGGCACGGACCTGGAACGAGGGGCAGGGGCTGCGCGTCGCCCGGATCACGACCGTCGTCTTCCTCGGGCTGTCCATGGCGGCGGCCACGCAGGTCAACTCTCCCGCCTTCAAGGACATCATCACCGTCGTCATCAAGTGGGTGGCCGGGCTGATGGGCCCGATGGCGATCCCGATGATGCTGGGCCTGCTGCGCCCGTTCCGCCGCTCCGGCCCGACGGCCGCGCTGACCAGCTGGTCGATGGGCCTGCTCGCCTTCTGGCTGGTCAACTACCCGATCAACTGGAACGTCGACGGCGGCGTCCCGCTCCAGTACCAGGTGTCGATCCCGCTGGCCGTGTCGCTGGTCCTCTACATCCTCATCGGCTTCCTCAAGCCCGAGGACACCCCGGAACGGCTCGCGATCATCGAACGCATCAACACGGACGGGGACGGCGGCGCTTCGGCGGCGGCGGAGGTACCGGGGGCGCGGGACGAGGTCCCCACCGCGGTGAAGGACTGAACTCCCGTGGCGTCCGAGGTATCCGAAGGGGACTAACTCCCCCTCGGATACCTGGCCAGCCACCCCGGCGAAGCCCCGGCAGGACCGTGCAACGCCGGCCCCTGGGTCATCTCCATGGCGAAGTCGTCGGCCAGTTCCAGGATCGTGGGGCGGCCCTCCAGCTCGGCCAGCCAGGCCGGCGGGAGGGCCGTCTCGCCGTGCTGCGCGCCGAGGAGGCCGCCGGTGAGGGCGGCGGTTGGCGCGGAGGGGGCCCCGTGGTTCACGGCGAGCCGCAGCCCGTGCCGGACGTCCTCGGCGACGAGGGCGCAGTAGACGGCACCGGCCAGCACCGCTTCCGCCGTCCCCTCCCCCGCCAGCTCCTCCACCCGCCCCGGCCCCGGCAGCCCCTGCCGTACGGCCCCCAGCGCGCGCTGCAACGCCTCCGCCACCGGCTCGTGTCCCGGCCACGCGGCGAGCAGGGCGAGCGCCCGCTGCACCGCGCCGTCGAGACTCTCGCCGCAGGCCAGCGCGTGCACGGTGACGGCGTACGCGGCCGCCGAGAGGTACGCCGTGGGGTGGCCGTGGGTCTGCGCCGCGCACTCGGAGGAGGTGCTGCGGCTGGTGGGCGCGCATCTCGGCTCGCTGGCCTCGCGTGACCTGAAGGCCCGCTGCGCGGATGCTCTGGCGCACGATGGCGAGAGGTGGGCGGCGCGCAAGCGGGAACTGACACCCCTGTCCTCCTCACGCTGGGCGGGAGCGATCACCAAGGCCAGCCACGACCAGTGGGCCCTGTCCCGCCGGTGCCAGCTCGCCCACATCCAGAGCCTGGAAGCCGATATCGGCACGATCAGGCACCGGCTGTCCCTGCCGCTGCGGGAGAAGGGCAGCAGGCGCGCGCCTGGCGGCTACCGCTCCCGGCGGGAGTGGCACGCCAAGACCCGCCGCCTGCACATCCTTCAGGACCGGCTGGAGCAGGCCCGCTCCGACCGTGAGGCCGGGATCGTGCACGTCGTACGGGGCGGCAAGCGCCTGGCCCGCACCCGCCACCACCTGGCGGACGCGCAGCTCACCGAGGCCGGGTGGCGGCAGCGGTGGGAGGCCGAACGCCGGTTTTTGCAGGCCGACGGCGAGTCCGGGAAGCGGTACGGCAACGAGACGATCCGCGTCAGCCCGGACGGCGAGGTGAGCATCAAACTCCCCGCCCCGCTGAAGGAGCACGCGAACGCCCCGCACGGCCGGTACGTCCTCGCCAGCCAGGCCGGCTACCCGCACCGGGGGCAGGAGTGGACGGACCGGGTGGAAGCCAACCGCGCGGTCGCCTACCGCATCCACTACGACACGGCCCGCGGCCGCTGGTACCTGACCGCGTCCTGGCAGATCCCGGTCTCCCGGACCGTCCCGATGGCCGCGGCCCTGGCGGACGGCGTGATCGGCGTCGACATGAACGCCGACCACCTCGCCGCCTGGCGCCTCGACACCCACGGCAACCCGACCGGCCACCCGCGCCGCTTCTTCTACGACCTGTCCGGCACCGCACAGCACCGTGACGCCCAGATCCGCCACGCCCTCACCCGACTGCTGCACTGGGCCCAGACCTGCGGCGTCACAGCGATCGCCGTCGAAGACCTCGACTTCACCGCCGGGAAGACCCGCGAGAAACACGGCCGCAAACGCCGGTTCCGGCAGCTCGTCTCCGGCATGCCCACCGGCCGCCTCCGCGCCCGCCTCACCTCCATGGCCGACCGCACCGGCATCACCGTCATCGCAGTCGACCCGGCCTACACCAGCCGCTGGGGCGCCCAGCACTGGCAGAAGCCCCTCACCGGCAACACCCGTAAGGCCACTCG
The Streptomyces sp. NBC_01485 genome window above contains:
- a CDS encoding helix-turn-helix domain-containing protein → MTSNVNPTVRRRRLGQELRKLREDKHMTAEQVAERLLVSQSKISRLENGRRSISQRDVRDLCGVYEVEDQRLVEALMEMAKDSRQQGWWHAFGDIPYSVYIGLETDAESLRVYEPQVVTGLLQTRAYAEAIIQGALPETSETEIEKRVQVRMKRQERITADEKPLRLWAVLDEAALRRLVGSRQVMREQLEHLTEMMRLPQVTVQVLPFDVGAHPGLNGQYTILEFSDAADSSVVYIEGVTSDLYLEKALDVQKYGVMYEHLRAQALSVEQSRQFIEDMAKSYAR
- a CDS encoding GOLPH3/VPS74 family protein, translated to MGRSRRTLPEELLLLALDPTTGTTAQPQSLDLGLAGAQLVELALAGRIAPDGDRIAVVAPRPTGDPTLDCALELLRRRGAPVRAVHWIGGPRLGLRQTYLSHLERCGMVAAVAGQMCGVLPTTRYQATDNDISREIKARLDSAIRTGVPPDPRTAALAALAHAVGLGKHLYPGNEGRSSRSRLRDLIRHDPMGGLVAHAVMDVQNGAAAQPRRQQAPAGRQAGPGARPAPEPARGVPAQPHRGPMVRVVAH
- a CDS encoding D-alanyl-D-alanine carboxypeptidase, which gives rise to MAGESPDRSKQRESSAEPTSGSAGTVPEAREPRDPRVAAARDTEPPAPRGGVDTATRVFSVRDLKTEESENPGSPEESAAAATAAEPGETGEPDDAAETGRSAAPGESGKIAGADDAGKPEGTGESGKPAKARDPRTAPQTGKAGPVGAIEKAGAANETGGAANEDAERDAVDVEDTASAPEAAGAAKAGEAAETGKAAETAEAGKPERGAEARKASATRTTGAAGEPGEPEDQDAVSAPEATEAAETGKGAGTGKPAKGDAPGAATQTGETGSAGAAGSAGAAGKSPKTDATNAAKKPAEPADTEDAGKVEDAVRGADGVEDAPRAPEAAQGGSEGVEDVESAPETPARAPGGRDDLLRAAVAQWVASADADTDGHAEAKERSESDAGAAGKSGDEPTDAAPRPAPKPAPKWASNADKAEPDEDRDEDDAAADGSPVDQPTAVFKAPRPKPAVDQPTTMLKLGDATKPKPDEPDAEPDAQPETSASAPAERTSKFVALKPLDEPRPPKPAAKTPADVTALVPQIGPERTTQQPLPPRPPLDLLAELTNTPPPPPTPMRSLGRRIKIWTPLVVLLLVVFAIAQAARPLPATALALTAKDSYTFAGGKTQLPWPSEGQGWIDADGVGTVGSFGKQTPVAIGSVAKTMTAYIILKDHPMKSGEEGPEIEVDATAEKEGSYDVSGDESTLNTVKAGDKLTEKQALSAVLIPSANNIARLLARWDAGSEAAFVKKMNTTAKELGMTNTTYTDPSGLKETTVSTAEDQVKLGRAFVKVPALVDISSAASWTDPSGKYWTNYNTLPYHIGAIGIKTGSTTAAGGNLLFASRKKVDGQTVTLVGAVLGQHKPKILETVNAVSQTALLAAQDALTSAKILKKGDVVGYVDDKLGGRTPVVITKDVSAVGWAGMTVKLSFVSGDVPHAAKAGTQVGTLTVGDGSGSAVKVPVALQTDLVEPGFSDKLTRVG
- a CDS encoding MFS transporter, which translates into the protein MATAEPTRADETGPDPDPHVGSRTKLPAPQSGDHDRDPVTESAARPVVDVERGSLPDRTDPPPPPTKSRVGALSAVRTALDPLRGRLLRHLVLSMTALSGGLHLLWFFTFANSGGDLAAQDAWAEFVGRHPDSAYNLAWYGGMHPVSYSMVSPYLMSVLGVRTTMMIAGTLSAGLLTLVLLRCRPVRNPVWPALAGVFALLCNAASGRVTFGLGNMFALGAVAVVFCWPHRWRYKRWAKALCAAPLAALATMGSPVAGLFVGMVAVALFLQKRRPGAWALGLAPTAVVAVSAWLFPFSGTQPMSFGSASLPLLFSAVVFAVVPRDWKTVRITAAVYGLGVLGVWLISSQIGSNITRLAMLVSGVVLMAALPFAVPRSRRWYVIVLSSVLFVGWIGFKSVDDVVRTTPAASWARELAPLVNELQGVGAEKGRVEVVPARSHREASALAPYVNLARGWNRQADMERNPLFYDDTLNSANYHDWLQRWAVHFVVVPKEALDGDGGERERELVQRGLPYLEQVWGDANWQLFKVTDPAPLAEPNAVVQRAEQGEMTIDVKKAGRILIRIPYSPWLSIVDAQGKSLKAPQETDASKDRAEGEPKTYDNVNGCLFETEEDAEGDKWTMLVAPKTGTYRLAAPYQLPRGTPCPDELK
- a CDS encoding SDR family oxidoreductase, which codes for MSLLTGRTVVVSGVGAGLGHQVAAAVVRDGGNAVLGARTEANLAKSAAEIDPAGARTAYRVTDIRDEGQCEALAELARERFGGIDAVVQVAAWDSYFGGVEDADFATWQSVIDVNLLGSLRMARACLPGLRAAGGGAVVFIGTQSAVAAPSQVRQAAYAASKGALTSAMYSLARELGPHRIRVNTVLPGWMWGPPVQAYVRFTAQAEGVAEEEVLGRLTGRMALPGLATDGDVADAAVFLASDRARAITGQSLLVNAGELMR
- a CDS encoding sodium:solute symporter family protein, which gives rise to MNGLDWAVLIGYFGVMVAIGVWSHKRVDNVSDFFTAGGKMPWWLSGISHHMSGYSAVMFTGYAGIAYTYGVTSFVTWSFPIALGIAIGSKLFAPRINRLRSRLHVASPLEYLKNRYDLKTQQALAWSGMLLKIVDVGAKWAAIATLLSVFTGISLNQGILITGAITAVYCTIGGLWADALTELGQFVIQLLAGVAMFVAVVLKLNDKGIGFFGAWDEPELQGHGEPLVGPYGTVFLLAFLFIKLFEYNGGMLNQAQRYMATSDAHEAERSARLSAALWLVWPVVLFFPMWMSPLLVESQKPDGSDSYGLMTEQLLPHGLLGLVIVGFFSHTMAMCSSDANAIAAVFTRDCAPVVWRRARTWNEGQGLRVARITTVVFLGLSMAAATQVNSPAFKDIITVVIKWVAGLMGPMAIPMMLGLLRPFRRSGPTAALTSWSMGLLAFWLVNYPINWNVDGGVPLQYQVSIPLAVSLVLYILIGFLKPEDTPERLAIIERINTDGDGGASAAAEVPGARDEVPTAVKD